The sequence gctgtcttggggaaagaaGAACTAGTGATTCCAGtctatttgctgtcttggggaaagaactgccagtgattagAGCCTttttgctgtcttggggaaaggactgccagtgattggagcctatttgctgtcttggggaaagaactgccagtgattggagcttatttgctgtcttggggaaagaactACTAGTGATTCcagcctatttgctgtcttggggaaagaactgccagtgattggagcctatttgctgtcttggggaaaggactgccagtgattggagcctatatgctgtcttggggaaagaactgccagtgttTGGAGCCTATTTGCTTTCTTGGGGagagaactgccagtgattggagcctatttgctgtcttggggaaagaactgccagtgattggagcctatttgctttcttggggaaagaactgccagtgattggagcctatttgctgtcttggggaaagaactgccagtgattggcgcctatttgctgtcttgggtaaagaactgccagtgattggagcctatttgctgtcttggggaaagaactgccagtgattgacGCCTATTTTCTGTCGTggagaaagaactgccagtgattggagcctatttgctgtcttggggaaaggactgccagtgattggagcctatttactgtcttggggaaagaactgctagtgattggcgcctatttgctgtcttggggaaagaactgccagtgattggagcctatttgctgtcttggggaaagaactgctagtgattggcgcctatttgctgtcttggggaaagaactgccagtgattggagccCATTTACTGTCttggggaaagaactgccagtgattggcaCCTATTTGTTGTCTTgcggaaagaactgccagtgattggagcctatttgctgtcttggggaaagaactgtcagtgattggagcctattttCTGTCTTGGAGAAAGGACTGCCAGGGATTGGAGCCTATAtgctgtcttggggaaagaactgccagtgattggagcctatttgctgtcttggggaaagaactgtcagtgattggagcctattttCTGTCTTGGAGAAAGGactgccagtgattggagcctatttgctgtcttggggaaagaactgccagtgattggagcctatttgctgtcttggggaaagaactgctagtgattggcgcctatttgctgtcttggggaaagaactgccagtgattggagccCATTTACTGTCttggggaaagaactgccagtaaTTGGCACCTATTTGTTGTCTTgcggaaagaactgccagtgattggagcctatttgctgtcttggggaaagaactgtcagtgattggagcctattttCTGTCTTGGAGAAAGGACTGCCAGGGATTGGAGCCTATAtgctgtcttggggaaagaactgccagtgattggcgcctatttgctgtcttggggaaagaactgccagtgattggggcctatttgctgtcttggggaaagaactgccagtgattggcgCATGTTTATTGTCttggggaaagaactgccagtgattggagcctatttgctggcttggggaaagaactgtcagtgattggagcctatttgctgtcttggggaaagaactgctagtgattgcagcctatttgctgtcttggggaaagaactGCTGGTGATTGGAGCCTACTTCTACAACTTTTAGAAGTAGCCGTTCAATAATGAACTTTGACATCTATTTAGATAACTGTTTTTAGTGGAGTATTATTTAGCATCAAGGACAAAATCTCATGGCTGTAATCAACATGAATATTTACTATAGGATTTCTGGTCTCTGACACACAGCTGAtgtgcattcattttattaatatcaattgcaagcatacaaccgtagttggaaaagcaggacgctttgagcccagaggttccaacagggaaaataatttttTCAGATTAGTTAAGGTTAAAATCTTTTAATGTTTAATTCACCTTGAGAAGAGATAATTCACTAACCAGCCACAAGGATAAATACACAGTTAAATTATACAcgtttgaaataaaagaaacaatttgtgaaaatttttatacatttatttctcAAGTAAATAATAGTTATAACAAAATTCTACATAAAACTAGTTTGTTTTTAGATGTACTTATATTCTATAAGACAAAAGAAAACCATTGTGAATAAGTCATAAAATAAAAAGACTTTTTGCCTTTACATTAAATTCTGTCAGCACTGTAAATATTGATATCTTGTTTGCTTTACTAGAAAAggacattttaatatttttattaacaacTTCGAACTACATTCTATATGCAATAGCAACAGAGGCTGAAATTAACTAGCTTTTATAAGAAAAACCCACTCAATATTTCTAATAACTGTAAACATCACTTTGGagataattatttgaaataattagCAGTCACAATAACTAACTGAAACAGAGCTAGCCATCATTTTGGACATATTTAGCATTCAAAATATCTAACTGAAACAGAGCTAAAtatcattttggaaataattatcATTCACAATATCTACCTGAAACAGAGCTAGccatcattttggaaataattatcATTCACAATAACTAACCGAAACAGAGCTAGccatcattttggaaataattagcATTCACAATAACTAACCGAAACAGCTAGCCATCATTTCGGAAATAATTAGCATTCACAATAACTAACCGAAACAGCTAGCCATCATTTCGGAAATAATTAGCATTCACAATATCTACCTGAAACAGCTAGccatcattttggaaataattagcattcacaatatctacctgaaacagctagccatcattttggaaataattagcATTCACAATATCTACCTGAAACAGATAGccatcattttggaaataattagcattcacaatatctacctgaaacagctagccatcattttggaaataattagcATTCACAATATCTACCTGAAACAGATAGccatcattttggaaataattagcattcacaatatctacctgaaacagctagccatcattttggaaataattagcATTCACAATATCTACCTGAAACAGCTAGCCATCGTTTTGGAAATAATTAGCATTCACAATATCTACCTGAAACAGCTAGCCATCGTTTTGGAAATAATTAGCATTCACAATATCTACCTGAAACAGATAGccatcattttggaaataattagcATTCACAACATCTAACTGAAACAGCTAGccatcattttggaaataattatcATTCACAATATCTACCTGAAATAGAGCTAAAtatcattttggaaataattagcATTCACAATATCTACCTGAAACAGATAGccatcattttggaaataattagcATTCACAATATTTAACTGAAATAGAGCTAAAtatcattttggaaataattagcATTCACAATATCTACCTGAAACAGATAGccatcattttggaaataattagcattcacaatatctacctgaaacagctagccatcattttggaaataattagcATTCACAATATCTACCTGAAACAGATAGccatcattttggaaataattagcATTCACAATATCTAACTGAAACAGCTAGccatcattttggaaataattagcATTCACAATATCTACCTGAAACAGATAGccatcattttggaaataattagcATTCACAATATCTAACTGAAACAGCTAGccatcattttggaaataattatcATTCACAATATCTACCTGAAACAGATAGccatcattttggaaataattagcattcacaatatctacctgaaacagctagccatcattttggaaataattagcATTCACAATATCTAACTGAAACAGATAGccatcattttggaaataattagcATTCACAATATCTAACTGAAACAGCTAGccatcattttggaaataattatcATTCACAATATCTACCTGAAACAGATAGccatcattttggaaataattagcATTCACAATATCTAACTGAAACAGAGCTAAAtatcattttggaaataattatcATTCACAATATCTACCTGAAACAGATAGccatcattttggaaataattagcATTCACAATATCTAACTGAAATAGAGCTAAAtatcattttggaaataattagcATTCACAATATCTACCTGAAACAGATAGccatcattttggaaataattagcATTCACAATATCTAACTGAAATAGAGCTAAAtatcattttggaaataattagcATTCACAATATCTAACTGAAATAGAGCtaaacaatattttgaaaataatcataattcacaatatctaactgaaagagtttaacattattttggaaagaaTTATTCACAATATCTAACTGAAATACAGCTAAAGATTATTTTGAAACTATTATAATTACACAGCTAGccatcattttggaaataattagcattattttgaaattattataattcacaatatctaactgaaactttaacattattttggaaagaaTTATTCACAATATCTAACTGAAATACAGCTAAAGATTATtccaaaataattataattcacaATATCTAATTGAAAGAGCTTAACATTGCCGTGGAAAGAATTATCATTCACAATATCTAACTGAAATACAGCTtaagattattttgaaattattataattcacAATATCTAACTGAAAGAGTTTAACATTACCTTGAAAAGAATTATCATTCACAATATCTAACTGAAATACAGCTAACCATCATTATGGAAATAACTATCATTCACAAGGAAACTCCTCCCAACGTCTCGAAAAGCCGAAACAGGGTTAACCTTAATTTGGAAAAAGTTAGATGGTGACCAGAAGTCCAGAATCAGTCACGTCTCCTCTTTCAGGTTTAGGATATCTAGACAGACTTGCCATCAGACTATCAAGGCCTTCCACCACATGTCCAAGTTGAGGGTGCTTATTCCTAATGGCGGCACCTTTAACAGGGCAAATTTGGAAGACAGCACCGCCTTCATCCAATCCAAGACAAAGCAAAGAACCTTTGGAGACCTTGCATTTGTATGCATGTTTCTCCATCTCACTTTCCCAATCAACCCCCTCAAATACAGATAGACCTGTCATCCTTTCAACATCTTGACTACTCTGTCTGATGATTACGTTTCCACAAGAAGATACTTCAAAGCTTCCATCGCTGGCATGGCCAGATGCGAGATCGCCAGCGCACATGTGGAGGAAATAAAGGGGCAGATGTCCTTCGTTGACGAGTGAAACCACGACTCTACTCTTGAAGATTCCTCCAAAAGCCAGGTCTAGGTAGGCCTTACGGGAAGTGTACGTCAGGGACTCGAACTGTTCATCAAGAAAAAGGGGCTTGGCATTAGTTGATGTTAGAAGGATCAAAATTGTTGTTTTCTcatatatttcttatgaatatacttacttgttttccattcatatgtatatactttgCATATAATATATAGTAACTTGAATTATAACTGGTTGAAGAAATTAATAATGTCGCTTTGATTATAAATAAGTGGAATGTAAAAAAGGAGAACAATAGTTAAGTACAATTATACACACAAAATATTAAgggtataaatgtgtatgtatatatatatatatatatatatatatatatatatatatatatatatgtgtgtgtgtgtgtgtgtatgtataaatataagtgtatatatatgtatgtgagtatatatatacatatataatatatatatatatatatatatatatatatttatatttatttatatatatatatatatatgtgtatatatgtgtgtatatatatgtgtatatatatatatacatatatatatatatatatatatatatatatatatatatatatatatatgtatatatacagtatatatatatatatatatatatatatatatatatatatatatatatatactgtatatatacatatatatatatatatatatatatatatatatatatatatatacagtatatatatatacatatatatttatatatatatatatatatatatatatatatatatatatatgtatatatatatatatatatatatatatatatattatatatatattagaatgtttattaggtacaaacatatatatatatatatatatatatatatatatatatatatatacacacacacacacacacacacacacacatatatatatatatatatatatatatatatatatatatatatatatattagaaagtttATTAGGAGAACAAATATCAAAATTGATTAGTGAATTTCCCAAAACTTTGGGAAGTAAATATAAAAGCTGCAAAAATAGTGAAATGTTGTAGAGAACATGACATTAGAAAGGATTATAAAGCTTTCATCTTTGAGATGCTTTAAAATACATTCCTATGTGTAACAAGTTTCAAAATCTGAAATTCTTAATAACGTCACTTTGTACAAAAGCTTAAAACACCAAACCTTTTTGAAAACGCTGTAAAAATCTCTAAAacataaaacaatgaaaaagctgTAATAATCTTAAAAGATATCCCTGTATATAAACTTAAATATCACACTTCTATAAATAAGTTGTATAAATCTTAAAAACCAAATACctatataaagatttataaaaaGATTTAAAACCCACACACCAGAAAAACCTATAAAAAccttacctttatgaaaaagatTTTTGGTGGCAAGCCCATCTCATCCAGATGACTAACGAAAAACCTGGAAAAaacttacctttatgaaaaagcTTTTCGGTGGCAAATCCATCTCTTCCAGGTGACTCAGGCGGATCTGGTTTTCGGATAGGACCTCAATAGGAGCCGCTCTCCGCTTTCCTTCGCTTTCATTCACGACAAATAGGTTTCCTTCAGCATACTCTTTGAGTGAACTGCAAAACAGTCTGAGGTCGTCCATCTGTAATTTTCATGTTAATAGAAGTCGGGtatggatattattatcattattattattattattattattaatactagccaagctacaactctagttggaaaagcaagatgctataagcccaaggggtccaatagggaaaaatagcccagtgaggaaaggaaatacggaaataaatgagaataaattgacaataaatccttttaaacacagtaaccacgtcaaaacagatatgtcctgtacaaactattaccaacgtcaaaaacagatatgtcataatatataaactatgaaatgactcatgtcatcctggtcaacataacatTTGAGCTCCAACTTTGACTAATGGAAGTTAGGTACATTATGGATGTAAGACTGATCTAAGTACTTCCCTGTTATTGCCTTACCACTAATTTCCGGTATAACCACAATACTCTTTTTCAGGTTATGTTGGGATGGGTTAGTAGGTTAATTATTTAGTCCGTAGGTGaataaaattcaaacctaacctaacattTACTATTGGTGTTATGTCGGAagttagtggtggggcaataacagaaAAATACCCAGATCTATATTCCGACTGAGACAATAATTGAAAAAATCAACCAAATTACAGAAAAGAAAACCAACTAGCAAATTGGTGATATTAACAAACCAAACCTTTTccgaaaacagcccagtaagggaaggaaacaaggaaaaataaaatatttcaagaacagtaacattaaaataaatacctcctacataaagtaaaactttaacaaagtaagaggaagagaaataaggtagaatagtgcccgagtgtaccctcaagtaagagaactccaacccaagacagtggaaggccatggtacagaggatatggcactaccaaacactagagaacaatggtttgattttggagtgtccgtctcctagaagagctgcttaccatagctaaaatctcttctacccctaccaagacgAAAGTGACccgtgaacaattacagtgcaatagttaaccccttaggtgaagaagaattgtttggtaatctcagtgttgtcaggtgtatgaggacagaggagaatatgtaaagaataggccagactattggatgTGTGTAAGTAAAGaacaaatgaaccgtaaccagagagaagaatccaatgtagttctatctgaccagtcaaaggaccccctaactctctagtggtagtatctcaacgggtggctggtgcgctggccaacctactgccaaacaataatagttttaatatagacaattaataatattaataaaagttggGCAGGaagaaactataataataataaagcttgggCAGAAAAAGAAGTACAGTGAAGGACTAAAATTGTGGACTATGGTTAAACGGGGTTGGAGGCCTGGATCAATTGGTAAGACAAGTGGAATACCCATAAGCAAGAGCACCTACATTCATGTTTTATCTACCTAactttttcatacttctttactTCATTCATTAAATTGGCTCTTTTCTAATAAATTGTTATTTATACATCCGAGATTCTTTCCCTCCAAACCTTTAGTCTTCAATATAACAagcattcattattttcttttaatgagccATACCATGCTTTTCCCTGCTAGAGTTGTAGCTTCGCATGTAATAATGTACACTAAATTATAATAGCTTGCTAGTTTACTTAATATACATAAAACAATCctctattattaataatacttgcaATTACAatcctagaaggaaaagcaggatgatataaggcaaagggctccatctggaaaaatggcccagtgaggaaaggaaataaggaaataaactacacaagccgtttataaatattaaaatgatttttctcatataaaccataaaaattcaaaataagaggaaaagaaataagataaaactgtgGCCCAGagagtaccctcaagaaagagaactttaacccaagaacatggaagaccaaggtacaaaagctatggcactacccaagactagagaacaatggtttgattttggagtgtcgttctccatgaagagctgcttaccatagagaaaaaaaagtctcttctaccccttagcaagaggaaagtagccactgaacacttacaagtagtactattttggccacacaCGATCACCCCCCAAAAAGGGGTGGCCACACacgatcacccggaaatgagggtatggccgttcacactcacccaaggtcacagaggcttactgttgacggaagtgtagtatttttaaagagttttgtttacaaacattgctttgaaggacgttcgtttcgacagtaggtcggtgttgatggaagtggagtattatttttgtttacaaacatagagttgaaggtcgtagggttcgtaatggcatacgtacgggaactattaaagggaaattgtttacggaagtagagtattatcttaagttttttgtttacaaacattgagttgaagaccgtacggtagtgtgtcactattaaagggaatttgtttacaaaacattgaggacgtaaccatttgttattatcaagcaactcttcgtaatgacgtacgtacgtgtttatacgtgtccaggaactgtggcactgtttagaaaaccatgagaacgtaatcatagtgtgctactattaaagggaatttgtttacaaatattgagggtgaaatcgtagtatagtggtatacaagatagtgtgacactatttaagggtttttgtttacaaaacattgttggtgtttaataataaaaaaaaaaaaaaaacgggtttacggtgtttttaaaaaaacgggtttaacttttgtcattaacgtagtgagagcgcgtctacagtaatacCGAGTCATCTTAGCACCCATTACGTTGTCCCACCCGgcctatttgtaatgattaattatttgtaatgataagggtaaaacatgcccagacagtctctacagccgagtcaaagggctaacccgcggcccccgttcgctacctgttgataggcctacacaTGTCTCACCCTGCACCCTCCACCTGTAGATAGGCCTAAGCACCTGTCcctacccactctctctctctctctctct comes from Palaemon carinicauda isolate YSFRI2023 chromosome 3, ASM3689809v2, whole genome shotgun sequence and encodes:
- the LOC137638481 gene encoding uncharacterized protein, with the translated sequence MASYPLGDDFMNQAITFYKPNTPRSSARSLREFTQSVREKLSKKPIVDFRTEANFQEVMKTCTDIREIYVGVDQEVQRLSEMLKKKKLSNDKTLKAIDARIQFLSGTSHLIMQEGNKNWQLLAKLESTLDFTSGATFIDEIDDTCDNIENQSKAIKDALQQCEKGKPFLMREFIKTKLWLANVEKAIKKGIDENTPLEITMDDLRLFCSSLKEYAEGNLFVVNESEGKRRAAPIEVLSENQIRLSHLEEMDLPPKSFFIKFESLTYTSRKAYLDLAFGGIFKSRVVVSLVNEGHLPLYFLHMCAGDLASGHASDGSFEVSSCGNVIIRQSSQDVERMTGLSVFEGVDWESEMEKHAYKCKVSKGSLLCLGLDEGGAVFQICPVKGAAIRNKHPQLGHVVEGLDSLMASLSRYPKPERGDVTDSGLLVTI